The bacterium sequence CGGACGCCGCGGGCGTCGTCGGCGAACGCAGCGCGAGGTAGGCGCCGAAGGCGACGAGCGCGGCCGACGCGGCGGCCGCCGCCGCGATCCACGCGGGCCGCCGCGGCCGTCGCGGCGGCGCCGGGGCGAACCCTTCCGCGCGGTCGGCGAGCGCCGCGCGCAGCGCCGACTCGAACTCCCCGGCCGTCTGAAAGCGCTCCGCCGGCGAGGGCGCGAGCGCCCGCTCGACGACCTCGATGAAGGCGCCCGGGAGGTCCGGCCGCTCGTCGCGGAGACGCCGGCGCAGCCCCCGCGCGTGCGCCTGGGCCATTTCGCCGAGCGTCGCGGCGCGGACCGGATAGGCGCCGGTGACGAGGTGGTGGAGCAGCACGCCGAGGCTGTAGATGTCCGAGCGGGGCGAGGGGCTCTCGCCGTCGAAGATCTCCGGCGCGACGTAGAGCGGCGTCCCGGCGAGCGGCCGCTCGGCGGCGTCGTCCTCGAGGTCGCGCGCCTCGAGCCCCGCGCCGAGGTCCATCAGCACGATCCGTCCGCCGGCGGCGCGCATCACGTTGCGGGCCTTGACGTCCTGGTGGACCAGCCCCGCGGCGTGGACCGCGGCGAGGGCGCCGCAGAGGTCGATGCCGACGAGCGCGGCCTCGTGCGCGCCGAACGGCCCGTCCTTGGCGAGGATCTGCTCGAGGTCCCGCCCGTGGAGCAGTTCCATCCAGAGGCCGACCCGGCCGCGGTGCCAGTCGGCGCCGTAGACCGCGACGACGTTGGCGTGCCGCACGCGGGCGAGCAGCCGCCCTTCGCGGATCGGCGCGAAGACCGCCGACTCCTCGGTCCGGCCGCGCGGCTTGAGCAGCTTCAGCGCGACTTCGGCGTCGAGGCGCGGATCGCGCGCCCTGTAGACCTCGCTGAACGCCCCTTCGCCGATCTTCTCCAGCAGCTCGAGCGAGCCCCAGCGATCGAGCGGCGGCGTCCCGGCCGCGGCGCCCGGCTCCTCGCCGTCCCCCGCGCCCGAGAGGGTGTCGTGGACGAGCGCGATGTCGGAGACGAGGCGCAGGCGGCGTACCCGCTTGCGCGCCTCTTCGTCCGGCGCGGTGCGCTCCGCTTCGTCCCAATCGATCGCCGCGCCGTCGCCGACCGCGGCGGCGATGGCGAGCAGGTCCTCGCGCTCATTGCTGTTGGCGGCCATCCCCCATCTCCTCGACCAAGCGGACCAAGGCCCGCGCGACCGTCATCCGCGCCGCGTCCGCCGAAGGCTTCCCCAAAGCCTCGGCGATCTCCTGATACCCGCAGCGGAGCTCGACGCGCATCAGGACGGCGGCGCGGTCGTCCTCGCGGAGCCGCGCCAGCGCCGTCTCGTAGCGTTCGAGCGCCTGGCGGCCCACGGCCTCCTCGAGCGGCGACGCGCCCCCGTCGGCCTGTTCTTCGTCCAGTTCCGCCTTGCCCGGGCGCCGCTGGGCGCGCCGGATTTCGTCCTGCACGCGGTTGAGGAGCGCCTGCCGCAGATAGGCCTGCAGCGCCCCGTCGTGCCGCGGCTCGAACTCGCCGAGCCGCCGCAGCGTGCGCATCACGGTGTCCTGGACGATGTCTTCGGTGTCGACCGCGTCGCGCGCCCAGCGCGGCAGCCGCCCCCGCGCCCAGCGGCGCAGGCGCGGCACGTGCCGCTTCAGCAGGACTTCCAGCGCGTCGTCGTCCCCCCCGCGCGCCTTCCGCAGCAATTCGACCGTCTTCTCGAATTCGGCGGACGGATCGGACGTGTCGCTCACCCTGAGACTCTCCCTCGGTCGGATCGGATGGATCCAGCCATTGTAGCAAGAGGGGAGTGTCGCCACGCACGACGTCGCCGACACGTTCGGTCTCCTTCGGACGCTCTCGTCAACAGGTAACGAGAGGACCGGGCAAACCGAACGGGCCGGGGACGGATGTCGGAGAAGAGGCGGAACGAGCGGCCGGCGCGCGGATGGCAGCCCTGCGGGCGGAAGGGGCGGCCGGCGCGCGGAGCGCGGACCGGCGGGCGACCGGGGCCGGACTCAGAGCAGGGGGCCGAGGCGGACCAGCGTCTCGGCGCGGAACGCCGGATCGCGGTGGTACTTGTCGCGGCAACGACGGCAGACGGGAATCGGCTCGGCCTGGTCGTGGCCGACGAGCCGGTCGCGCGCCCGCGCCGAGGCGGGGCGGGTCTCGCCGCAAACGCCGCAGGTGAACGGCGCCCGCGCCGCCGCGCCGTCGCGGCGGGGCGGGTGGAGGAACCGGGCGAGCAGCAGCCGCTCCTCGGCGTTCGGCTCGGTGGCGTAGGGGCCGGGCCAAGTGCGGATGAACGCCTCGGCGTCGTGGCCGCCGGGAAAGACGCCGGCGTGCAGCGCGCGCTTCCCCGGCGCCTTCGGCTCGGTCGGGCAATGCTCGCGGCAGGGGCCGAGGCAGGTCCGCTCGACGAGCGCGCGGCTCGCGGCGAGGAGCAGCCGGACGAGGCCGCGCCGCCGCTCGTCGCAGGCCGGCACGGGGAAGGCGATCCGGTCGAGCACGCGGACGTAGTGCTCCTCGAGACGCGCGTCCAGATCGGCGCTCCACGCGGCGCAGGCCTCGCGCCCGGCGCGGCGGACGAAGGCGCGCGCGATGTCGCGGGCCCCGGCGGCGCCGAGGCCGATCGCCCCCCGCTGGGCGACGTCCACGCGCGGACGCTCGTGCGGCGGGATGCGGGACTGCCAGACGTCGATCGCGCGCTCGAGGATCAGCGCGAGATCGACGGCCAGCGCGCGGAGCTTCGTCGGCGGACGGACGCTCGTCAGCAGCGCGGCGACGTCGGCCCGCTCCGCGGCGCGCGGCGGCGGGGCGAAGAAGTAATGGCCGGGATGGAGCCCGCGGCGGGCCATGCGGCGCACGAGCGGCAGGTCGGCGAAGCGGCCGGTCTTGATCGCCGCGGCCGCGGCGGCGGCGGCCCGCGCGGCCTCTTCGTCCCCCGCCGCGGCGTGGACCGCGGCGTTGTGCTCGAGCAGCCGCGCGAGGCGGCGCGGCTCGCCGGCGCGCGCGAGGGCGCGGGCGGCGCGCTCGACGAGCGGGTCGTCCAGCGGGAGCTGCGTGCGGCCGTCGCGGAGCACCTGAAGGCGCAGCGGGTCGAGCCGTCTCTCGCTCGCGTCGTACGACCAGCCGGCGTAGAAGGCATGGTCGGCCACGTCGGCTTCCGGCGCGGCGTCGTCGGCGAAGCGCGGCGCGGGCGCCGGGGCGCTCGCCACGTCGAAGAGCGGATCGAGCAGGCGCACCGCGCGCAGCTCGTCGGCGATCGGGTTCCTTCCGGCGCGCTTGTCGGCGGCCCGCGCCTCGCGCAGCAGGGCCATCGCCCACGGCACCGGGGCGGGGGCCGTCGGCGCGGCGCACGGCGGCTCGTCCCCCTCGTCGAGCTCGTCGTAGTGCGCGACCGCCGAGCCGACGAGGCCGAGCGCGTCGCGCAGCCCGGCGCCGAGCGTCATCTCGAAGAGCACGGCGCGGCGCGGACGTCCGGGGGGCGCGTAGTCGAACCGCAAGGTCAGGGCGCCGGCCGCGTCGGCGCAGCCGACCCGCGCGCTCCAGCCGGGGGGCGCGGGCGCGGCGAGCGGGGCGTCGAGCCGTCCGCGCGCGCCGGCGAGCAGGAAGCGCTCGGCCTCGTCGTGCGGCGCGAGGCGGTCGAGCGCGGCGCGGCTCTCCGGCGCCGGGACGCGCGC is a genomic window containing:
- a CDS encoding serine/threonine protein kinase, translating into MAANSNEREDLLAIAAAVGDGAAIDWDEAERTAPDEEARKRVRRLRLVSDIALVHDTLSGAGDGEEPGAAAGTPPLDRWGSLELLEKIGEGAFSEVYRARDPRLDAEVALKLLKPRGRTEESAVFAPIREGRLLARVRHANVVAVYGADWHRGRVGLWMELLHGRDLEQILAKDGPFGAHEAALVGIDLCGALAAVHAAGLVHQDVKARNVMRAAGGRIVLMDLGAGLEARDLEDDAAERPLAGTPLYVAPEIFDGESPSPRSDIYSLGVLLHHLVTGAYPVRAATLGEMAQAHARGLRRRLRDERPDLPGAFIEVVERALAPSPAERFQTAGEFESALRAALADRAEGFAPAPPRRPRRPAWIAAAAAASAALVAFGAYLALRSPTTPAAS
- a CDS encoding sigma-70 family RNA polymerase sigma factor, which codes for MSDTSDPSAEFEKTVELLRKARGGDDDALEVLLKRHVPRLRRWARGRLPRWARDAVDTEDIVQDTVMRTLRRLGEFEPRHDGALQAYLRQALLNRVQDEIRRAQRRPGKAELDEEQADGGASPLEEAVGRQALERYETALARLREDDRAAVLMRVELRCGYQEIAEALGKPSADAARMTVARALVRLVEEMGDGRQQQ